One Candidatus Woesearchaeota archaeon genomic region harbors:
- a CDS encoding NAD(P)H-hydrate dehydratase has product MNYITKKSIKLPKRDPQSHKGQNGRAAIIGGSLDYTGTLALAGIAALRSGADIVTVFAPSKVSWALNCLSADLVTRKLKGNYLNKKHIKEILEFSKNVDAILMGNGMTVKKETKECARIFFKKIKKLNKKLVIDADGIKIISIDEVDNAVITPHILELKLLLENSKINRKTINAIVNEKNIENKAKLMQKILKNKIKNNIILLKGPIDAIISKNKIAYNKTGNAGMTKAGTGDVLAGLCVGFLAQSRDLWQSAVNAAYFNGLIGDILLKKHKGYAYLASDMAEEVKRIRLSL; this is encoded by the coding sequence ATGAATTACATCACAAAAAAATCCATAAAACTTCCAAAAAGAGATCCTCAAAGCCACAAAGGGCAGAATGGAAGGGCTGCCATCATAGGCGGCAGCTTAGATTACACTGGAACGCTGGCTTTAGCCGGGATTGCTGCATTAAGATCTGGAGCAGACATAGTAACTGTATTCGCCCCTTCAAAAGTTTCATGGGCGCTTAATTGTTTGAGTGCAGATTTGGTTACAAGAAAATTAAAAGGCAATTATTTAAATAAAAAGCACATTAAGGAAATTTTAGAATTCTCAAAAAATGTTGATGCAATTTTGATGGGAAATGGAATGACTGTAAAGAAGGAAACAAAAGAATGCGCAAGGATTTTTTTTAAAAAAATAAAAAAATTAAATAAAAAACTAGTTATTGATGCTGATGGAATAAAGATTATTTCAATTGATGAAGTTGACAATGCTGTTATTACGCCGCACATTTTAGAACTGAAGTTGTTATTGGAAAACTCAAAAATAAATAGGAAGACTATTAATGCAATAGTAAATGAAAAAAATATTGAAAATAAAGCGAAGCTTATGCAAAAAATATTAAAAAATAAGATAAAAAACAATATAATCCTTCTTAAAGGCCCGATTGACGCGATAATCTCCAAAAATAAAATAGCTTACAACAAGACAGGCAATGCTGGAATGACAAAAGCTGGAACTGGAGATGTTCTGGCTGGCCTTTGTGTTGGATTTTTGGCGCAGAGCAGGGATCTGTGGCAGTCTGCTGTAAATGCTGCTTATTTTAATGGATTGATCGGAGATATTTTGCTGAAAAAGCATAAAGGCTACGCTTATTTGGCAAGTGATATGGCTGAAGAAGTAAAAAGAATCAGACTGTCATTGTAA